In the genome of Anabas testudineus chromosome 4, fAnaTes1.2, whole genome shotgun sequence, one region contains:
- the ctbs gene encoding di-N-acetylchitobiase, translating into MFWFLVLLSSLLTESRSNSCPCERPELCRPIREERDFEVFVFDVGGKTWKSYNWNMVTTVATFGRYDAELMCYAHSKGARVVLKGDVPLSDMVDQDNRTAWITGKVKLAKSQFMDGINIDIEQAVEEGSPEYQALTDLVNETTEAFHREMPGSQVSFDVAWSPKCIDKRCYDYVAIAESCDLLFVMSYDEQSQITGDCIAMANAPLSQTLNAYDDYLNLKIDPKKLVMGLPWYGYDYPCLNLSQEGICSIAKVPFRGAPCSDAAGKQKTYKWIMQQVNSSLSGRLWDSKQQAPYFNYKDQKGQIHQVWYDDPQSICPKANSVKSKGLGGIGMWNGNILDYSDEPVAKQQTAMMWNALLGC; encoded by the exons ATGTTCTGGTTTCTTGTGTTATTGTCGTCGCTGTTGACTGAATCCAGGTCCAACTCGTGTCCGTGTGAGAGGCCGGAGCTGTGTCGGCCGATCCGAGAGGAGAGAGACTTTGAG gtgtttgtgtttgatgtggGTGGAAAGACATGGAAGTCCTACAATTGGAACATGGTGACGACTGTGGCAACATTTGGAAGATATGATGCAGAACTCATGTGCTACGCTCACTCCAAAGGGGCACGAGTCGTCCTCAAAG GTGACGTTCCCCTCTCCGACATGGTGGACCAAGACAACAGGACTGCATGGATAACAGGGAAAGTAAAGTTGGCAAAGAGTCAGTTTATGGATGGGATCAACATCGACATTGAACAAGCTGTGGAGGAGGGATCGCCCGAGTACCAAGCTTTGACAGATCTGGTCAATGAGACCACTGAGGCCTTCCACAGGGAGATGCCAGGTTCTCAG GTCTCATTTGATGTTGCCTGGTCACCAAAATGTATCGACAAGCGCTGTTATGATTATGTCGCCATCGCCGAGTCCTGCGACCTGCTGTTTGTCATGTCCTACGATGAGCAGAGCCAGATCACGGGCGACTGTATCGCAATGGCAAATGCCCCACTCTCTCAAACACTCAATG ctTATGATGACTACTTAAATTTGAAGATCGATCCAAAGAAGCTAGTGATGGGACTGCCATGGTATGGTTATGACTACCCCTGCCTCAATCTCTCCCAG GAGGGGATTTGTTCTATAGCCAAAGTTCCTTTCCGTGGAGCCCCGTGCAGTGATgcagctggaaaacagaaaacatacaagTGGATTATGCAGCAGGTCAACAGCTCATTGTCTGGCAGGCTGTGGGACAGCAAGCAGCAGGCGCCCTACTTTAATTACAAG GACCAGAAAGGACAAATTCATCAGGTCTGGTATGATGACCCGCAAAGTATTTGTCCTAAGGCAAACTCTGTTAAATCTAAAGGTTTGGGGGGCATTGGCATGTGGAACGGTAACATCCTGGACTACAGCGACGAACCGGTTGCCAAGCAGCAGACTGCAATGATGTGGAATGCCTTGTTAGGATGCTAG